In the genome of Pediococcus claussenii ATCC BAA-344, one region contains:
- the prmA gene encoding 50S ribosomal protein L11 methyltransferase, giving the protein MDWTEVNVKTTNEAIEAVNSIFEDLGAVGVKIDNALDYQNWQGQNHGELYELKDIPHIKEGAVVSAYYPETTDLQPILATLKRKIQELKTFDLDIGAGEVSMIKVKDDDWATAWKKYYHPVRVTRYITVVPSWESYKPVQQNEHVIRLDPGMAFGTGTHPTTQLCIQALEMTIRGGEKVLDVGTGSGVLSIATKYFGANTVLAYDLDEVAVRAAKENLDLNPISKDVRVAANNLLNGVDERADLIVANILADIIVPLVPQAYRNLNSNGYFLTSGIIADKLDIVLEELKKYNFVITEILSFGEWRAVIAKKKVEL; this is encoded by the coding sequence TTGGACTGGACAGAAGTTAACGTAAAAACTACAAATGAAGCGATAGAAGCGGTTAACAGCATTTTTGAAGACCTAGGTGCTGTGGGTGTAAAAATTGATAACGCATTGGATTATCAAAATTGGCAAGGTCAAAATCACGGTGAACTTTATGAATTAAAAGATATTCCCCATATTAAGGAGGGAGCAGTTGTCTCTGCTTACTATCCTGAAACAACAGACTTACAACCAATTCTTGCAACCCTCAAACGAAAAATCCAAGAGCTCAAAACTTTTGATTTGGACATTGGAGCCGGTGAAGTATCAATGATTAAGGTTAAAGATGATGACTGGGCAACAGCATGGAAAAAATATTATCATCCAGTTCGAGTTACTCGCTATATTACTGTTGTTCCAAGTTGGGAATCATACAAGCCAGTTCAGCAAAATGAACATGTAATTCGTTTAGACCCTGGAATGGCTTTTGGAACGGGTACACATCCAACGACACAACTATGTATTCAGGCTTTAGAAATGACAATTCGCGGTGGAGAAAAAGTTCTTGACGTGGGTACTGGGTCCGGTGTTTTGAGCATTGCTACTAAATATTTCGGAGCAAACACGGTATTAGCATATGATCTCGACGAAGTTGCGGTTCGGGCCGCTAAGGAAAATCTAGATTTGAATCCAATTTCCAAAGATGTGAGAGTTGCTGCTAATAATCTTTTAAATGGTGTTGATGAGAGAGCTGACTTAATAGTCGCTAATATTTTGGCCGACATTATTGTTCCACTCGTTCCCCAAGCGTATCGTAATTTGAACTCCAATGGTTATTTTCTCACTTCTGGAATTATTGCAGATAAGTTAGACATAGTTCTAGAGGAACTAAAAAAATATAATTTCGTAATTACAGAAATTCTTAGCTTTGGTGAATGGCGTGCAGTTATAGCAAAGAAGAAAGTTGAACTTTAG
- a CDS encoding RelA/SpoT family protein: protein MSKERVLTDTEVMNMCREYMNKDHVAFVQKACDFASYVHREQRRQSGEAYIMHPIQVAGILANLKMYPETVASGFLHDTVEDTLITLGDIQELFGKDVAVIVDGVSKISKIKYKSNQEQLAENHRKLLLAMSKDIRVIIVKLADRLHNMRTLEHLRPEKQRRISNETLEIYAPLAERLGISTIKWELEDTSLRYLNPQQYYRIVHLMNSRRTQREEYINKAIDDIKVAVDDLGLEYTEIYGRPKHIYSVYRKMVDQHKQFSQIYDLLAIRVITDSIRDCYAILGAIHTKWKPMPGRFKDYIAMPKANMYQSLHTTVVGPEGRPLEVQIRTEEMHRVAEYGVAAHWAYKEGKTDKVEEDSAGDKLNWFKEIVELQDDSRDAADFMEGVKGDLFGDRVYAFTPKGDVFELPKGSGPLDMAYIIHTEVGNRTTGAKVNGKIVPLDYSIKNGDIVDIMTSSNSVGPSRDWLKLVSTRRARNKIKQFFRQQDHADNVVKGREIISHQLTQLGFNPSEIMTDAKLNEISTKLNYSSVDDLLAAVGFGDLAPVGVSNRLTDEVRAKKEVDRQRQAEKDILEDHQTVSNEKAVQAKKKSSSEGVVIEGVDNLLVRLSHCCSPVPGDPIVGYITKGRGVSVHREDCPNVKHAEQQGERLIDVQWESPNDQTGNYSADLEVQGYNRNGMLNDVLKSVNNSTKNLSSINGKLDRNRMVIISLTVGVRNLEHLQHIIDGLKNVKDVYVVKRPTH, encoded by the coding sequence ATGTCGAAAGAAAGAGTATTAACTGATACTGAAGTTATGAATATGTGTCGCGAGTATATGAATAAGGATCACGTTGCATTTGTCCAAAAGGCATGTGATTTTGCTTCATATGTGCACCGAGAGCAACGTCGCCAATCGGGTGAAGCTTACATTATGCACCCCATCCAAGTTGCCGGAATATTGGCAAACCTAAAGATGTATCCAGAAACAGTTGCTTCGGGGTTCCTACATGACACTGTTGAAGACACTTTGATTACCTTAGGTGACATTCAGGAGTTGTTTGGTAAAGATGTTGCGGTAATTGTTGATGGTGTTTCAAAAATCAGTAAAATCAAATATAAATCAAACCAAGAACAACTGGCTGAGAATCATCGTAAGTTACTATTAGCGATGTCAAAGGACATTAGGGTAATCATTGTAAAACTAGCTGACCGTCTGCATAATATGCGCACTTTAGAACATCTTAGACCTGAAAAGCAAAGACGTATTTCTAATGAAACACTTGAGATATATGCTCCTTTAGCTGAGAGACTTGGTATTAGTACAATTAAATGGGAACTCGAAGATACATCGTTACGCTATCTGAACCCACAACAATACTATCGAATTGTCCATTTGATGAATTCTAGGAGAACACAGCGGGAGGAATATATCAATAAGGCTATTGATGATATTAAAGTCGCAGTTGATGATCTTGGACTAGAATATACTGAAATTTACGGTAGACCTAAACACATTTATTCGGTTTATCGTAAGATGGTTGATCAACATAAACAATTTAGTCAAATTTACGATTTGCTTGCGATTCGGGTAATTACGGATTCTATTCGTGATTGTTATGCTATTTTAGGAGCAATCCATACTAAGTGGAAACCGATGCCTGGTCGTTTTAAGGACTATATAGCAATGCCAAAAGCAAATATGTATCAATCACTGCATACAACCGTTGTTGGACCTGAGGGTAGACCTTTGGAGGTTCAGATTAGAACTGAAGAAATGCATCGTGTTGCTGAGTATGGTGTGGCAGCTCATTGGGCTTATAAAGAAGGTAAGACTGACAAAGTTGAAGAGGATTCTGCTGGAGATAAGTTAAATTGGTTTAAGGAAATTGTTGAGCTACAGGATGATAGCCGCGATGCTGCTGATTTCATGGAAGGAGTGAAAGGGGATCTTTTTGGGGATCGAGTATATGCCTTCACTCCCAAGGGAGACGTCTTTGAGCTACCTAAAGGATCAGGTCCATTGGATATGGCGTATATTATTCATACAGAAGTTGGAAATCGGACCACTGGTGCTAAAGTTAATGGGAAAATAGTACCATTAGATTATTCCATTAAGAATGGTGATATTGTTGATATTATGACTTCCAGTAATTCTGTGGGGCCAAGTCGGGATTGGCTAAAACTTGTTTCTACAAGACGTGCCCGAAATAAGATTAAACAGTTCTTTAGGCAACAGGATCATGCAGATAATGTTGTTAAGGGACGTGAGATCATCAGTCATCAACTTACTCAATTGGGTTTTAATCCGAGTGAGATAATGACTGATGCTAAACTCAACGAAATTTCGACAAAGCTTAATTATTCTTCAGTAGATGATTTGCTTGCAGCTGTGGGCTTCGGTGATCTTGCTCCGGTGGGAGTGTCGAATCGTTTAACAGATGAAGTTCGTGCCAAAAAAGAAGTTGACCGACAAAGGCAAGCAGAGAAAGATATCTTAGAAGATCACCAGACCGTTTCGAACGAAAAAGCGGTTCAGGCGAAAAAGAAATCATCGTCAGAAGGTGTAGTAATTGAAGGCGTGGACAATTTGCTTGTAAGGTTAAGTCATTGTTGCAGTCCTGTTCCTGGAGACCCAATTGTGGGGTATATAACTAAAGGGCGTGGTGTATCAGTACATCGTGAAGACTGTCCCAATGTTAAACATGCGGAGCAACAAGGTGAACGTTTGATAGATGTTCAATGGGAAAGTCCCAATGATCAAACTGGCAATTATTCAGCTGATTTAGAAGTTCAGGGATACAATCGGAACGGTATGTTAAACGATGTGCTTAAGTCTGTAAATAATAGTACTAAGAATTTATCATCAATTAATGGAAAATTGGACCGAAATCGAATGGTAATTATTAGCTTAACGGTTGGTGTTCGTAATTTAGAACATTTACAACATATTATTGATGGATTAAAAAATGTGAAAGATGTATATGTTGTCAAACGACCAACACATTAA
- a CDS encoding 16S rRNA (uracil(1498)-N(3))-methyltransferase, whose product MQRYFIDSLVTAKQNIKLEINDQKHLFNVMRAKSGDQVEIVSSEKSLWLGEVVDDGQLIHILKSIDQVVELPVKVTIACGISKGEKIDWIVQKGTELGATEFIFFSADYSIARWNSQKIEKKLQRLTKIAKGASEQSHRLRIPTIRYVKNAHELVRTSTSSVKLVAYEESAKNGERSKLVSALQHVVAESNLLVVFGPEGGISPAEIELFDNNDFSMVGLGPRILRAETAPLYILSAISYQLELIKGMN is encoded by the coding sequence ATGCAAAGATATTTCATTGATAGTTTAGTTACTGCTAAACAAAATATTAAGTTAGAAATTAATGATCAAAAACATCTTTTTAACGTTATGCGTGCAAAAAGTGGTGATCAAGTGGAAATTGTCTCGAGTGAGAAGTCGCTATGGCTGGGAGAGGTTGTTGATGATGGCCAATTAATTCATATTTTAAAATCAATCGATCAAGTTGTTGAATTACCAGTTAAGGTAACTATTGCATGTGGAATTTCTAAAGGTGAGAAAATAGATTGGATTGTGCAAAAGGGAACAGAACTAGGGGCTACAGAGTTTATTTTCTTTTCAGCCGATTATTCAATTGCGCGTTGGAATAGTCAAAAGATCGAAAAAAAACTGCAAAGACTCACTAAAATTGCTAAAGGTGCTTCTGAACAATCACATCGTTTGCGAATTCCAACTATTCGATATGTTAAGAATGCGCACGAATTAGTGCGTACTAGCACCTCATCTGTTAAACTAGTAGCATATGAGGAATCTGCAAAAAATGGAGAAAGAAGCAAACTTGTAAGTGCTCTTCAACATGTTGTAGCTGAATCGAATTTATTGGTGGTCTTCGGGCCAGAAGGTGGGATTTCACCTGCCGAAATTGAATTGTTTGATAATAATGATTTTAGTATGGTTGGTCTTGGCCCTAGAATTTTAAGAGCTGAAACTGCACCATTGTACATTTTATCAGCAATTTCGTACCAATTAGAATTGATAAAAGGGATGAATTGA